From a single Nakaseomyces glabratus chromosome H, complete sequence genomic region:
- the ATP4 gene encoding F1F0 ATP synthase subunit 4 (CAGL0H05489g~Ortholog(s) have proton-transporting ATP synthase activity, rotational mechanism, proton-transporting ATPase activity, rotational mechanism activity and role in ATP synthesis coupled proton transport, protein complex oligomerization), with protein MSFRALTMRSAVARTALNNTIRSARVATPYLGIRHSSSTPTPDPKTKAASLIDALPGNTALTKTGILGTSAAAIIYGISNQLYVINDESILLLIFLGFSGLVAKFLAPLYKDFADARIKKIGSILNSSRERHVDAVKDRIESVSELQNVSETTKVLFDVSKETVELEAKAFELKQKVELAHEAKSVLDSWVRYEASLRQLQQKQIAEGIISKVESELTNPKFQDRVLQQSIAEVEQVLANIK; from the coding sequence atgagtTTCCGTGCTTTGACTATGAGAAGTGCAGTAGCCAGAACTGCTTTGAACAACACTATTCGCTCTGCAAGAGTCGCTACTCCATACTTGGGTATTCGTCACTCTTCCTCTACCCCTACACCAGATCCAAAGACCAAAGCTGCCTCCTTGATCGACGCTTTACCTGGTAATACAGCCTTAACAAAGACCGGTATTTTGGGTACATCTGCAGCTGCTATCATATACGGTATCTCCAATCAATTGTATGTTATCAACGATGAGAGTatcttgttgttgatcttcttgGGTTTCTCTGGTTTGGTCGCCAAGTTCCTCGCTCCATTGTACAAGGATTTTGCCGACGCTAGAATCAAGAAGATTGGTAGCATCCTGAACTCTTCCAGAGAAAGACATGTTGATGCTGTGAAGGATAGAATTGAATCTGTCTCAGAATTACAAAATGTCTCAGAAACTACCAAAGTTCTATTCGATGTCTCAAAGGAAACTGTTGAACTAGAAGCAAAAGCATTTGAATTGAAGCAAAAAGTTGAGCTTGCTCATGAAGCTAAGTCCGTTCTAGATTCTTGGGTCAGATACGAAGCCTCTTTGCGTCAATTACAACAAAAGCAAATTGCTGAAGGAATCATAAGCAAAGTTGAAAGTGAACTAACCAACCCTAAATTCCAAGACAGAGTCTTACAACAATCTATTGCTGAAGTTGAACAAGTCTTGGCAAACATTAAATAA
- the RPS9A gene encoding 40S ribosomal protein uS4 (CAGL0H05511g~Ortholog(s) have rRNA binding, structural constituent of ribosome activity and role in maturation of SSU-rRNA from tricistronic rRNA transcript (SSU-rRNA, 5.8S rRNA, LSU-rRNA)) — protein sequence MPRAPRTYSKTYSTPKRPYESSRLDAELKLAGEFGLKNKREIYRISFQLSKIRRAARDLLTRDEKDPKRLFEGNALIRRLVRIGVLSEDKKKLDYVLALKIEDFLERRLQTQVYKLGLAKSVHHARVLITQRHIAVGKQIVNIPSFMVRLDSEKHIDFAPTSPFGGARPGRVARKNSGKASEGGEDAADEADEE from the exons ATGCCAA GAGCTCCAAGAACTTATTCTAAGACTTATTCTACCCCAAAGAGACCTTACGAATCTTCTCGTTTGGACGCTGAATTGAAGCTTGCTGGTGAATTCGgtttgaagaacaagagaGAAATTTACAGAATTTCTTTCCAATTGTCTAAGATCAGAAGAGCTGCTAGAGATCTTTTGACCAGAGACGAAAAGGACCCAAAGAGATTGTTCGAAGGTAATGCTTTGATCAGAAGATTGGTGAGAATCGGTGTCTTGTCCGaagacaagaagaagttggaTTATGTCTTGGCTTTGAAGATTGAAGATTTCTTGGAAAGAAGATTGCAAACTCAAGTTTACAAGCTAGGTTTGGCCAAGTCTGTTCACCATGCTAGAGTCTTGATCACTCAAAGACACATTGCTGTTGGTAAGCAAATCGTCAACATCCCATCTTTCATGGTCAGATTGGACTCTGAGAAGCACATTGACTTTGCTCCAACTTCTCCATTCGGTGGTGCCAGACCAGGTAGAGTTGCCAGAAAGAATTCTGGTAAGGCCTCTGAAGGTGGTGAAGATGCCGCTGACGAAGCAGACGAAGAGTAA
- the MOT1 gene encoding DNA-binding ATPase (CAGL0H05533g~Ortholog(s) have ATPase activity, DNA binding, TBP-class protein binding activity) — MTSKVSRLDRQVILLETGSTQTIRNVAADQLGELAKQHPEDILSLLSRVYPFLSSKKWETRVTAARAMGGILSNASVWDPNEGEVKEEEESHMNSEIKKENQNNDHAEMENTVIKEEPDQDNGVSVPNHTNNDNNIETVNAKVKLEQDIQLKLEELIKEDSSLLDDNKNADNCLTLSNWHLNELFKSGKVFLASSINDYDDKKVASNSPSTLSSDIEDASMKKENDAENHCSKSSNIEGGNSSKKSARMLAMAKRKKKMQKSKTTTTMEVNLSESSLSKKLMDDPSAVKSDAVKMENPKLAITDQADPNAIMVEAVVPKILEKHEKVAGLVWQFQGVFELLLQNLMHDNWEVRHGATLGLRELMKKHAYGINRIKGKTRKENNDRNYQGLEDLATRLLTIFALDRFGDYIYDTVVAPVRESAAQILAALLINLPDDLALKVYMKLEDLVFQNPEVTGLPNKIWEATHGGLLGIRYFVSIKQEFLIEQNLLDKVVQTVLYGLNQNDDDVKSVAASILTPITAEFVKLDTDTLDIVLTTIWNSLIHLDDDLASSVGSVMDLLANLCQYKEVLDVLKHKATEQPLEWSFKSLVPKLYPFLRHSISSVRKSVLNLLQSFLSIKDESTKHWLNGKVFRLVFQNILFEQNPDILNLSYEVYTSLLTHYQLKHTEKTLDHAFCKHLQPLLHLLNTPIGEKGKNYSMESHYILKPSPRYQLHPEKKRSISEANNASDIPNPRPNENINIDIPMINGDVTLLGEQKIMNTRVLAAKAFGFTLAMFQEATVQSFFANVLVRCLDLPYATPRMLTAIIVNRFCKFWVDRHDDVPEVPKFVSEIFGATMNEQLNNPSKLPVFRELIPSLKALRTSCQNLFATFVDVGMLPQHKLPSVAIVVQGESEAGPEAFGLETAEKVYHDYYDKMYKNLGNSYKLLAKKPLEDAKHRVKQSIESAKESKQKRICSILSNYASSVLMFSELPPKLNPIIRSLMDSVKEEPNEALQKMSCESVIYLIHELLKCNKAPVANKIVKNLCGFLCVDTSEVPDFQQNLSYQDRLYTFIKEPDAFVINENVELMKVAEEARLKRKGGIYAMGTLLEICGSSALDDIPQLKKVFLEPLENISDVSSIDVIKGQAVTDYFGIVRVLFPYMDQSLQESVVIAKFPRMLDFLKCPYSVIRYSVARTFADLAKYKPIKVMPFLIKNVLPMINDAGSLFNRQGATELIFHLSVSMEADILPYVIFLIVPLLGRMSDPNEDIRNLATTTFASIIKIVPLEEGIKDPEGMPEELMKGRERERDFIKQMMDPSKAKPFKLPVAIKATLRKYQQDGINWLAFLNKYHLHGILCDDMGLGKTLQTICIIASDQYLRQEEYKLSGNIECRPLPSLIVCPPSLTGHWENEFEQYSPFLKIVVYAGGPSVRQPLRKQLSSADIIITSYDVARNDLDTISSYDYNYCVLDEGHLIKNAQSKLAKAVKLIKANHRLILTGTPIQNNVVELWSLFDFLMPGFLGTEKSFQERFAKPIAASRNSKTSSKEQEAGALALEALHKQVLPFMLRRLKEDVLSDLPPKIIQDYYCELSDLQKQLYEDFAKKQKNVVEKDIQNTADVDSKQHIFQALQYMRKLCNHPALVLSNDHPQLKQIQNYLKQTGCDLHDIRNAPKLTALRTLLFECGIGEADMDKKVTGEQLLTGSVISQHRALIFCQLKDMLDMIENDLFKRYMPSVSYMRLDGSVDPRDRQKVVRKFNEDPSIDCLLLTTKVGGLGLNLTGADTVIFVEHDWNPMNDLQAMDRAHRLGQKKVVNVYRIVTKGTLEEKIMGLQKFKMNIASTVVNQQNSGLASMDTHQLLDLFDTDNVPSNNAGEVAESGDKLPDDVANETGLSGKAKEALGDLKELWDPSQYEDEYNLDNFIKTLK; from the coding sequence ATGACATCAAAAGTATCTAGACTGGATAGGCAAGTCATATTGCTGGAGACAGGATCTACACAAACAATCAGAAATGTGGCTGCAGATCAACTAGGAGAACTAGCAAAGCAACATCCTGAAGATATCCTGTCTCTCTTAAGCCGGGTATACCCTTTTCTAAGTTCTAAGAAATGGGAAACCAGAGTTACAGCAGCTAGAGCTATGGGCGGTATCTTGAGCAATGCCTCCGTGTGGGATCCTAATGAAGGGGAGGtgaaggaagaagaagaatcaCATATGAACTCTGAGATAAAGAAGGAAAATCAGAATAATGATCATGCGGAAATGGAAAACACAGTTATTAAAGAGGAACCAGACCAAGATAACGGAGTATCAGTACCGAACCACACTAATAATGacaataatattgaaactGTGAATGCCAAAGTGAAATTAGAGCAAGACATACAACTAAAATTAGAAGAACTGATAAAAGAAGATAGTAGTTTATTGGATGATAATAAGAATGCTGATAACTGTTTAACATTATCAAACTGGCATTTAAATGAATTATTCAAATCTGGAAAAGTTTTCCTTGCATCGAGTATAAATGATTATGATGATAAAAAAGTAGCATCTAATTCACCGTCTACACTAAGTTCGGATATCGAAGATGCATCTatgaagaaggaaaatGATGCTGAAAATCATTGTAGTaaatcttcaaatattgaagGAGGCAATAGTAGTAAAAAATCAGCAAGAATGCTTGCAATGGCAAAgaggaaaaagaagatgCAAAAATCCAAGACTACTACCACTATGGAGGTCAATTTGTCAGAAAGCTCATTATCGAAGAAATTGATGGATGATCCTTCTGCAGTAAAATCGGATGCGGTTAAAATGGAAAACCCAAAACTAGCTATTACTGACCAAGCAGATCCCAACGCCATAATGGTGGAAGCGGTTGTACCTAAAATTCTAGAGAAGCATGAAAAGGTCGCAGGACTTGTGTGGCAATTTCAAGGAGTATTTGAATTGTTGTTACAAAATTTGATGCATGACAACTGGGAAGTAAGACATGGTGCCACTTTAGGCTTAAGAGAACTTATGAAAAAGCATGCTTATGGTATTAATAGGATAAAAGGGAAGACTCGGAAGGAAAATAATGATAGAAACTATCAGGGCCTCGAGGATCTAGCTACCAGACTGTTGACCATCTTTGCTCTTGATAGATTTGGTGATTACATATATGATACAGTAGTTGCACCGGTTAGAGAATCTGCTGCCCAGATATTGGCTGCCCTATTGATCAACTTACCTGATGATCTAGCGCTGAAAGTATATATGAAGTTGGAAGACCTTGTTTTTCAGAACCCCGAAGTTACAGGACTTCCGAATAAAATATGGGAAGCTACTCATGGTGGACTGTTAGGTATAAGATATTTTGTTAGCATTAAACAAGAATTTCTGATAGAGCAAAATCTTCTAGACAAAGTTGTTCAAACCGTGCTCTATGGTCTGAATcaaaatgatgatgacgtCAAATCAGTTGCAGCTTCGATACTGACACCTATTACAGCTGAATTTGTCAAGTTAGATACAGATACTCTCGATATTGTGCTGACAACAATCTGGAATTCTTTAATTCATTTAGATGACGATTTGGCCTCCAGTGTGGGTTCTGTTATGGATTTACTAGCAAACTTATGTCAATATAAAGAGGTTCTAGATGTTTTGAAACATAAAGCCACTGAACAGCCGTTAGAATGGTCATTCAAGTCTCTAGTGCCCAAATTATATCCCTTTTTGAGGCATTCGATTTCTTCTGTGAGAAAATCTGTTCTCAATCTGTTACAGTCATTTTTGAGTATCAAAGACGAATCGACAAAACATTGGTTGAATGGAAAGGTATTTAGATTAGTTTTCCagaatattctatttgAACAGAATCCAGATATCTTAAACCTGTCTTATGAAGTCTATACTTCTTTGCTCACTCATTATCAATTAAAACACACTGAAAAGACATTAGACCATGCATTTTGCAAACATCTGCAACCATTACTTCATCTGTTGAATACACCAATTGGTGAAAAGGGTAAGAATTATAGTATGGAATCTCATTACATTTTAAAGCCTTCACCACGTTATCAACTTCACCctgagaaaaaaagaagtatATCGGAAGCCAACAATGCTTCGGATATTCCTAACCCAAGACCAAATGAAAACATCAACATTGATATTCCTATGATTAATGGTGACGTGACATTATTAGGTGAACAGAAGATAATGAATACTAGAGTTCTTGCAGCAAAAGCTTTCGGTTTTACTCTCGCAATGTTCCAGGAAGCAACAGTGCAATCATTCTTCGCCAACGTGCTTGTGCGTTGTTTAGACTTACCTTATGCAACACCAAGAATGCTAACTGCTATTATCGTTAACCGGTTCTGTAAGTTTTGGGTTGATCGTCATGATGACGTACCAGAGGTTCCAAAATTTGTATCAGAGATTTTTGGCGCCACTATGAATGAGCAGTTGAATAATCCATCAAAGCTACCTGTATTCAGGGAACTAATTCCAAGTTTGAAGGCTCTACGTACTAGTTGTCAAAATCTATTTGCAACATTTGTGGATGTGGGTATGCTCCCACAACATAAGTTACCTAGTGTTGCTATAGTGGTCCAGGGTGAATCCGAAGCAGGACCTGAGGCTTTTGGTCTCGAAACTGCTGAAAAGGTATATCATGACTACTATGACAAAATGTATAAAAACCTTGGTAATTCGTACAAGTTGTTAGCCAAGAAGCCATTGGAAGATGCAAAGCATAGGGTCAAGCAATCCATTGAATCTGCAAAGgaatcaaaacaaaaaagaatatgcTCAATATTGTCAAACTATGCATCATCTGTGCTTATGTTCTCTGAACTACCTCCAAAATTAAACCCTATAATCAGATCCTTAATGGACTCAGTCAAAGAGGAACCTAACGAGGCCCTTCAGAAGATGTCTTGTGAATCtgttatttatttaattcaTGAACTACTTAAATGTAATAAGGCACCAGTGGCAAATAAGATTGTGAAGAATCTATGTGGTTTCTTGTGTGTGGATACTTCAGAAGTTCCTGACTTCCAACAAAATCTAAGCTACCAAGATAGGCTGTACACTTTTATCAAAGAGCCAGATGCATTTGTTATTAATGAGAATGTTGAATTAATGAAGGTAGCAGAGGAGGCAAGACTGAAACGTAAAGGTGGTATATACGCAATGGGTACATTGCTGGAAATCTGTGGTTCTTCTGCATTAGATGATATCCCACAGTTAAAGAAAGTGTTTTTGGAGCCATTAGAAAATATAAGTGatgtttcttcaattgatgTTATCAAAGGTCAAGCAGTCACTGATTATTTCGGTATAGTTAGAGTATTATTTCCTTATATGGATCAGTCTTTGCAGGAGTCTGTTGTTATTGCTAAATTTCCGAGAATGTTGGACTTTTTAAAGTGCCCATACTCTGTCATAAGGTATTCAGTAGCCCGTACTTTTGCCGACTTAGCAAAGTATAAACCAATAAAGGTCATGCCATttctaataaaaaatgtaCTACCTATGATAAATGATGCCGGTTCATTGTTCAATAGGCAAGGTGCTACAGAATtaatatttcatttatcTGTGTCTATGGAAGCAGATATTCTACCATATGTTATCTTCTTGATCGTGCCGCTACTGGGTAGAATGAGTGACCCTAATGAAGATATAAGAAATCTGGCAACAACTACATTTGCATCCATTATTAAGATTGTTCCATTAGAAGAAGGTATTAAAGACCCTGAAGGGATGCCGGAAGAGTTAATGAAGGGGCgtgaaagagaaagagattttataaaacaaatgatGGACCCATCCAAGGCAAAACCTTTCAAGTTGCCAGTTGCGATAAAGGCAACCTTAAGAAAATATCAACAAGACGGTATTAATTGGTTAGCATTTCTCAATAAGTATCATTTACATGGTATCCTTTGCGATGATATGGGTTTGGGTAAAACTCTTCAGACTATTTGCATTATTGCCTCAGATCAGTATCTAagacaagaagaatataAGTTAAGTGGAAACATCGAGTGTCGACCTCTGCCTTCGCTTATTGTCTGCCCACCATCGTTAACGGGTCATTGGGAGAATGAATTTGAACAGTATTCaccatttttgaaaattgtGGTGTATGCCGGTGGACCGTCGGTTAGGCAACCTTTAAGGAAGCAACTAAGTTCTGcagatattattataacTTCCTATGATGTGGCTAGAAATGACCTGGACACTATTTCTTCTTATGATTACAATTATTGTGTTTTGGATGAAGGCCATTTAATCAAAAATGCTCAATCCAAGCTGGCCAAAGCTGTGAAACTAATAAAGGCCAACCATAGACTAATACTAACAGGTACCCCTATCCAGAATAATGTTGTAGAGCTTTGGTCGTTATTCGATTTCTTGATGCCAGGATTTTTAGGTACCGAAAAATCTTTCCAAGAGCGTTTTGCGAAGCCTATCGCAGCATCAAGAAATAGTAAGACGTCATCAAAAGAGCAAGAAGCAGGAGCTTTGGCTTTGGAAGCGTTGCACAAACAAGTCTTGCCATTTATGTTGAGACGTCTTAAGGAGGATGTTTTGTCTGATTTACCACCAAAGATTATACAAGATTACTACTGTGAATTGAGTGATCTACAAAAGCAGCTTTACGAAGATTTTGctaagaaacagaaaaatgTTGTAGAAAAGGACATCCAAAATACTGCAGATGTAGATAGCAAACAACACATATTTCAGGCCTTACAGTATATGAGAAAGCTGTGTAATCATCCTGCACTTGTCTTATCTAATGATCATCCTCAATTAAAGCAAATACAAAACTATCTGAAACAAACGGGGTGCGATTTGCATGATATAAGAAATGCGCCGAAACTAACTGCTCTCAGAACGTTGTTATTCGAATGTGGTATTGGTGAAGCTGATATGGACAAAAAGGTAACTGGCGAGCAACTATTGACGGGAAGTGTTATATCTCAGCATAGAGCTTTGATTTTCTGTCAACTGAAGGACATGTTAGATATGATTGAAAATGATCTTTTTAAGAGATATATGCCCTCTGTGTCTTATATGAGGTTAGATGGTAGTGTCGATCCTAGGGACAGGCAAAAGGTTGTTAGGAAATTCAATGAAGACCCTTCCATTGACTGCCTATTATTGACGACTAAAGTAGGTGGGTTGGGTTTGAACCTAACTGGTGCCGATACTGTTATATTTGTTGAGCATGATTGGAATCCAATGAATGACTTACAAGCTATGGATAGAGCTCATAGACTTGGTCAAAAGAAAGTTGTGAATGTGTATCGTATTGTGACGAAAGGTACATTAGAAGAGAAGATAATGGGTCTTCAGAAGTTTAAGATGAATATTGCATCTACCGTTGTTAATCAGCAAAATAGCGGTCTGGCATCAATGGATACACATCAATTATTAGATTTATTTGACACAGATAACGTACCATCGAATAATGCTGGTGAAGTAGCAGAATCCGGTGATAAATTGCCAGATGATGTTGCTAATGAAACAGGTTTAAGTGGGAAAGCTAAGGAAGCCTTGGGTGATCTTAAGGAACTTTGGGATCCATCTCAGTATGAAGATGAATACAATTTGGATAATTTCATTAAGACATTAAAATAA
- the SEN54 gene encoding tRNA splicing endonuclease subunit SEN54 (CAGL0H05555g~Ortholog(s) have tRNA-intron endonuclease activity, role in tRNA-type intron splice site recognition and cleavage and mitochondrial outer membrane, tRNA-intron endonuclease complex localization): MEKLDITDGFADREDIIEAEDEEEDMVQDWTEISRMVLSNNPISLPRRGDKEYEPDGSNIQEVQLSKAKDIMFDTLRNSIRGSVIKSQVKAYYNIDKHKAYVPHPKGSFLQTMGWADSNGVFWLDFHELVYLSERGTVTPYWGSDDSNDDDGNLDIPLSIEDLYLLFKSQEDYDNFLVYSQLKRLGFIVLLEKDNRYHATSFFPPVSEHTSMMTAIGSNIRSSISSVFVLNKALFSGTFLYSKWNYILRRFTTNDQLYNSIGSLIPTQTVPKSDTELREYNGILNGNPPSNLKIVFKLWKPQVNFKKKSPALPDYQIVVYNKNNKNQQFPSYLSLKNIFSKLDYKFDFLQEIDDDFWDKNTFTNGVPRLEYLTSIGRNLDKKNSKGKKSGQVSSTPFNNKKKKPKGRSKLSAIKQGYRSFLLAVVDNGLVSFIRISETEFRY, translated from the coding sequence ATGGAGAAATTAGATATTACTGATGGTTTTGCAGACCGTGAAGATATAATAGAAgctgaagatgaagaggagGACATGGTGCAAGATTGGACTGAAATATCGCGAATGGTTTTGAGCAATAATCCAATCTCACTTCCACGAAGAGGTGATAAAGAATATGAGCCTGACGGTTCCAATATTCAAGAGGTACAACTGTCAAAAGCCAAAGATATTATGTTTGATACGTTGAGAAATTCGATCAGAGGATCTGTTATCAAGTCACAAGTCAAAgcatattataatattgataaacACAAAGCATACGTTCCACATCCTAAGGGTAGTTTTTTACAAACCATGGGATGGGCTGATTCTAATGGTGTATTTTGGTTAGACTTTCATGAGTTAGTCTATCTATCTGAAAGAGGGACTGTAACACCATATTGGGGTTCAGACGATagtaatgatgatgatggcAATCTGGACATTCCTTTATCAATTGAAGACCTATATCTTTTATTTAAATCACAAGAAGATTACGATAATTTCTTAGTTTATTCACAATTAAAAAGGTTAGGCTTCATCGTTCTACTAGAAAAAGATAACCGATATCATGCTACATCCTTTTTTCCCCCAGTGAGTGAGCATACCTCTATGATGACTGCTATCGGCTCAAATATTCGAAGCAGTATTTCATCGGTATTTGTGCTAAATAAAGCTTTATTCTCTGGTACGTTCTTATATTCTAAATGGAACTATATTCTAAGGAGATTTACGACTAACGATCAATTATACAACAGTATCGGATCTTTAATTCCTACACAAACTGTACCGAAATCTGATACTGAACTTAGAGAATACAACGGAATTCTTAATGGCAATCCACCCAGTAATCTAAAAATTGTCTTTAAATTGTGGAAACCTCAGGtcaatttcaagaagaaaagtcCAGCATTGCCGGATTACCAAATAGTAgtttataataaaaacaacaaaaatcAACAGTTCCCTTCATACCTAAGTTTGAAGAATATATTTAGTAAATTGGACtataaatttgattttctGCAAGAAATAGATGATGACTTCTGGGATAAAAACACTTTTACTAATGGGGTACCTAGGTTAGAGTATCTCACCAGTATAGGCCGTAATCTagataaaaagaatagcaaaggaaaaaaatcTGGTCAAGTATCAAGTACACCTtttaataacaaaaaaaagaaacctAAAGGAAGAAGCAAACTTTCAGCAATAAAACAAGGGTATAGGAGTTTTTTATTGGCAGTTGTTGACAATGGTCTCGTTTCATTTATCCGGATATCTGAAACTGAATTTAGATATTAG